One Vitis riparia cultivar Riparia Gloire de Montpellier isolate 1030 chromosome 4, EGFV_Vit.rip_1.0, whole genome shotgun sequence genomic window carries:
- the LOC117912615 gene encoding probable WRKY transcription factor 50 isoform X1 encodes MADTTAGSQDSPEAESDFELGDTSNFELSEYLLFDDLMEEDHSAFLASEFAQNPFHPGNEVDKPGSSSSQHERPASRDSESGQKKKEVKERVAFITKSEVEILDDGFKWRKYGKKMVKNSPNPRNYYRCSVDGCNVKKRVERDREDPKYVITTYEGTHNHESPSKF; translated from the exons ATGGCTGACACAACTGCTGGGTCACAGGACTCACCGGAGGCCGAGAGTGATTTTGAGCTTGGTGACACTTCAAATTTTGAGCTTTCTGAGTACTTGTTGTTTGATGATCTCATGGAGGAAGATCATTCAGCATTCCTGGCATCCGAGTTTGCCCAGAATCCATTTCACCCCGGAAATGAAGTTGACAAACCTGGAAGCAGCAGCAGCCAACATGAAAGACCTGCCAGCA GAGACAGTGAGAGTGGgcagaagaagaaagaagttAAAGAAAGGGTTGCATTTATTACAAAATCTGAGGTTGAAATCCTGGATGATGGGTTCAAATGGAGGAAGTACGGAAAGAAGATGGTGAAGAACAGCCCAAATCCAAG GAACTATTACAGGTGTTCAGTTGATGGATGCAATGTGAAGAAGAGAGTTGAAAGAGATAGGGAGGATCCCAAGTATGTGATCACAACATATGAGGGCACCCATAACCACGAAAGCCCTTCTAAGTTCTGA
- the LOC117912615 gene encoding probable WRKY transcription factor 50 isoform X2, which yields MADTTAGSQDSPEAESDFELGDTSNFELSEYLLFDDLMEEDHSAFLASEFAQNPFHPGNEVDKPGSSSSQHERPASNSESGQKKKEVKERVAFITKSEVEILDDGFKWRKYGKKMVKNSPNPRNYYRCSVDGCNVKKRVERDREDPKYVITTYEGTHNHESPSKF from the exons ATGGCTGACACAACTGCTGGGTCACAGGACTCACCGGAGGCCGAGAGTGATTTTGAGCTTGGTGACACTTCAAATTTTGAGCTTTCTGAGTACTTGTTGTTTGATGATCTCATGGAGGAAGATCATTCAGCATTCCTGGCATCCGAGTTTGCCCAGAATCCATTTCACCCCGGAAATGAAGTTGACAAACCTGGAAGCAGCAGCAGCCAACATGAAAGACCTGCCAGCA ACAGTGAGAGTGGgcagaagaagaaagaagttAAAGAAAGGGTTGCATTTATTACAAAATCTGAGGTTGAAATCCTGGATGATGGGTTCAAATGGAGGAAGTACGGAAAGAAGATGGTGAAGAACAGCCCAAATCCAAG GAACTATTACAGGTGTTCAGTTGATGGATGCAATGTGAAGAAGAGAGTTGAAAGAGATAGGGAGGATCCCAAGTATGTGATCACAACATATGAGGGCACCCATAACCACGAAAGCCCTTCTAAGTTCTGA
- the LOC117913166 gene encoding probable 28S rRNA (cytosine-C(5))-methyltransferase isoform X1: protein MVSSKTAATTASRARKPKEQRLSKADRSSYFARREAAKVLQCVLQGDAKRRAVGSIKSLVYSPSVRNKKATFALVCQTLKHLSIIKDVLDSARILNAKWKRQEGLMYIITYDILFGQEISSVGDAEKFLLLQKDAIQLALARLLVRKKVKRVEDLMALYQIPDVSKPCFVRVNTLKLDVESAFHVLGKQNMVQKDDMVPDLLILPPGSDLHDHPLVRNGSVFMQGKASSMVAVALGPEPGWEVLDACSAPGNKTVHLAALMKGKGKIIACELDNERVKRLEDTVRLSGAANIEVLHGDFLNLNPMDPSYSKVRAILLDPSCSGSGTTAERLDHLLPSYAAGDASDVAGTERLNKLAAFQKKALEHALSFPAVEKVVYSTCSIHQIENEDVIKSVLPLAASHGFQLATPFPHWPRRGLPVFEGSEHLLRTDPVEDKEGFFIALFVRKSIARSMEQPIKTRKNNKVKSAKGNATMNYNKSVMPFPFTRLSKLLLNSHLRLQTYKKLNMST from the exons ATGGTGTCTTCGAAAACGGCGGCGACGACAGCCTCACGCGCCAGGAAGCCGAAGGAGCAGCGGCTAAGCAAAGCCGACCGGTCTTCATACTTCGCTAGAAGGGAAGCCGCGAAGGTCCTGCAGTGCGTTCTCCAAGGAGACGCTAAGCGGCGAGCCGTCGGCTCCATCAAATCGCTGGTCTATAGCCCCTCGGTGAGGAACAAGAAGGCCACCTTCGCGCTCGTCTGTCAAACTCTGAAGC ATCTTTCAATTATCAAGGATGTTTTGGACTCTGCTAGGATTCTAAATGCCAAGTGGAAG AGGCAAGAGGGATTGATGTATATAATCACTTACGATATTCTGTTTGGCCAG GAAATTTCATCAGTTGGTGATGCAGAGAAATTTCTACTGCTTCAGAAAGATGCTATACAGTTAGCTCTAGCACGGCTTTTGGTGCGAAAGAAGGTGAAACGTGTTGAAGACTTGATGGCTCTTTATCAAATTCCTG ATGTTTCGAAACCTTGTTTTGTTCGTGTAAATACTCTGAAGTTGGATGTTGAGTCTGCCTTCCACGTGTTAGGGAAACAGAACATG GTTCAGAAAGATGACATGGTTCCTGACTTGTTAATACTCCCACCAGgtagtgatttgcatgatcatcctCTGGTCAGAAATGGGAGTGTTTTCATGCAA GGGAAAGCAAGTTCAATGGTGGCGGTAGCACTTGGGCCAGAACCTGGATGGGAG gTTCTCGATGCATGTTCAGCTCCAGGAAACAAGACTGTGCACCTTGCTGCACTTATGAAAGGAAAGGGAAAGATTATAGCATGTGAACTGGATAATGAAAGGGTTAAACGTTTAGAGGACACTGTCCGACTCTCTGGGGCTGCTA ACATAGAAGTTTTGCACGGGGACTTTTTAAACCTAAATCCGATGGATCCATCATACTCAAAG GTTCGTGCTATTCTGTTAGATCCTTCCTGCTCTGGATCTGGAACCACTGCCGAGAGATTAGATCATCTGCTCCCATCATATGCTGCAG GTGATGCCTCAGATGTTGCTGGCACAGAAAGGCTAAACAAGCTTGCTGCTTTTCAAAAGAAGGCTTTGGAACATGCATTATCTT TTCCAGCAGTCGAGAAAGTTGTCTACAGCACATGCTCCATCcatcaaattgaaaatgaagacGTAATCAAATCTGTCCTACCCCTTGCTGCATCACATGGTTTTCAACTCGCAACACCATTCCCTCACTGGCCTCGGCGTGGCCTCCCTGTTTTTGAAGGCT CTGAACATCTGCTTCGAACCGATCCAGTTGAGGACAAAGAGGGCTTCTTCATTGCTCTGTTTGTCAGAAAGAGCATTGCCAGAAGCATGGAACAGCCAATCAAAACCCGTAAGAACAACAAGGTGAAATCTGCTAAAGGAAATGCAACTATGAACTATAATAAATCTGTGATGCCTTTTCCTTTCACTAGACTGTCCAAATTGTTGCTAAATTCTCATCTGAGATTACAGACTTACAAGAAACTAAATATGTCTACTTGA
- the LOC117913166 gene encoding probable 28S rRNA (cytosine-C(5))-methyltransferase isoform X2, translating into MVSSKTAATTASRARKPKEQRLSKADRSSYFARREAAKVLQCVLQGDAKRRAVGSIKSLVYSPSVRNKKATFALVCQTLKHLSIIKDVLDSARILNAKWKRQEGLMYIITYDILFGQEISSVGDAEKFLLLQKDAIQLALARLLVRKKVKRVEDLMALYQIPDVSKPCFVRVNTLKLDVESAFHVLGKQNMVQKDDMVPDLLILPPGSDLHDHPLVRNGSVFMQGKASSMVAVALGPEPGWEVLDACSAPGNKTVHLAALMKGKGKIIACELDNERVKRLEDTVRLSGAANIEVLHGDFLNLNPMDPSYSKVRAILLDPSCSGSGTTAERLDHLLPSYAADVAGTERLNKLAAFQKKALEHALSFPAVEKVVYSTCSIHQIENEDVIKSVLPLAASHGFQLATPFPHWPRRGLPVFEGSEHLLRTDPVEDKEGFFIALFVRKSIARSMEQPIKTRKNNKVKSAKGNATMNYNKSVMPFPFTRLSKLLLNSHLRLQTYKKLNMST; encoded by the exons ATGGTGTCTTCGAAAACGGCGGCGACGACAGCCTCACGCGCCAGGAAGCCGAAGGAGCAGCGGCTAAGCAAAGCCGACCGGTCTTCATACTTCGCTAGAAGGGAAGCCGCGAAGGTCCTGCAGTGCGTTCTCCAAGGAGACGCTAAGCGGCGAGCCGTCGGCTCCATCAAATCGCTGGTCTATAGCCCCTCGGTGAGGAACAAGAAGGCCACCTTCGCGCTCGTCTGTCAAACTCTGAAGC ATCTTTCAATTATCAAGGATGTTTTGGACTCTGCTAGGATTCTAAATGCCAAGTGGAAG AGGCAAGAGGGATTGATGTATATAATCACTTACGATATTCTGTTTGGCCAG GAAATTTCATCAGTTGGTGATGCAGAGAAATTTCTACTGCTTCAGAAAGATGCTATACAGTTAGCTCTAGCACGGCTTTTGGTGCGAAAGAAGGTGAAACGTGTTGAAGACTTGATGGCTCTTTATCAAATTCCTG ATGTTTCGAAACCTTGTTTTGTTCGTGTAAATACTCTGAAGTTGGATGTTGAGTCTGCCTTCCACGTGTTAGGGAAACAGAACATG GTTCAGAAAGATGACATGGTTCCTGACTTGTTAATACTCCCACCAGgtagtgatttgcatgatcatcctCTGGTCAGAAATGGGAGTGTTTTCATGCAA GGGAAAGCAAGTTCAATGGTGGCGGTAGCACTTGGGCCAGAACCTGGATGGGAG gTTCTCGATGCATGTTCAGCTCCAGGAAACAAGACTGTGCACCTTGCTGCACTTATGAAAGGAAAGGGAAAGATTATAGCATGTGAACTGGATAATGAAAGGGTTAAACGTTTAGAGGACACTGTCCGACTCTCTGGGGCTGCTA ACATAGAAGTTTTGCACGGGGACTTTTTAAACCTAAATCCGATGGATCCATCATACTCAAAG GTTCGTGCTATTCTGTTAGATCCTTCCTGCTCTGGATCTGGAACCACTGCCGAGAGATTAGATCATCTGCTCCCATCATATGCTGCAG ATGTTGCTGGCACAGAAAGGCTAAACAAGCTTGCTGCTTTTCAAAAGAAGGCTTTGGAACATGCATTATCTT TTCCAGCAGTCGAGAAAGTTGTCTACAGCACATGCTCCATCcatcaaattgaaaatgaagacGTAATCAAATCTGTCCTACCCCTTGCTGCATCACATGGTTTTCAACTCGCAACACCATTCCCTCACTGGCCTCGGCGTGGCCTCCCTGTTTTTGAAGGCT CTGAACATCTGCTTCGAACCGATCCAGTTGAGGACAAAGAGGGCTTCTTCATTGCTCTGTTTGTCAGAAAGAGCATTGCCAGAAGCATGGAACAGCCAATCAAAACCCGTAAGAACAACAAGGTGAAATCTGCTAAAGGAAATGCAACTATGAACTATAATAAATCTGTGATGCCTTTTCCTTTCACTAGACTGTCCAAATTGTTGCTAAATTCTCATCTGAGATTACAGACTTACAAGAAACTAAATATGTCTACTTGA
- the LOC117913167 gene encoding 17.3 kDa class II heat shock protein-like: MDLRMIGLDSPLFSALQHMLDAADDSDKSVSAPTRTYVRDAKAMAATPADVKEYPNSYAFIIDMPGLKSGDIKVQVEDDNVLVISGERKREEEKEGAKYVKMERRVGKFMRKFVLPENANTDKISAICQDGVLTVTVEKLPPPEPKKPKTIEVKIA; this comes from the coding sequence ATGGATTTGAGAATGATTGGCCTCGACTCTCCACTCTTCTCAGCCCTCCAACACATGCTCGACGCCGCCGACGACTCCGACAAGTCCGTCAGCGCCCCCACTCGCACCTACGTCCGCGATGCTAAGGCCATGGCTGCGACGCCGGCGGACGTCAAGGAGTACCCCAATTCCTACGCCTTCATCATCGACATGCCGGGGCTGAAGTCCGGCGACATCAAGGTGCAGGTGGAGGACGACAATGTGCTGGTGATCAGCGGAGAGAGGAAGCGCGAGGAGGAGAAGGAAGGCGCCAAGTATGTAAAAATGGAGAGAAGGGTGGGGAAGTTTATGAGGAAGTTTGTGTTGCCTGAGAATGCAAATACTGACAAGATCTCCGCGATTTGTCAGGATGGGGTGTTGACCGTCACGGTGGAAAAGTTGCCTCCGCCGGAGCCCAAGAAACCCAAGACCATTGAGGTGAAGATCGCCTAA
- the LOC117913152 gene encoding 17.3 kDa class II heat shock protein-like, producing the protein MDLRMMGLDSSLFSALQHMLDAADGSDKSVSAPTCTYVRDAKAMAATPADVKEYPNSYAFIIDMPGLKSGDIKVQVGGDNVLVISGERKRKEEREGAKYVRMERRVGKFMRKFALPENANTDKISAVCQDGVLTVTVEKLPPPEPKQPKTIEVKIA; encoded by the coding sequence ATGGATTTGAGAATGATGGGCCTCGATTCTTCACTCTTCTCAGCCCTCCAACACATGCTTGACGCCGCCGACGGCTCGGACAAATCGGTCAGCGCACCTACCTGCACCTACGTCCGCGACGCCAAGGCTATGGCTGCTACGCCGGCGGATGTCAAAGAGTACCCGAATTCCTACGCCTTCATCATCGACATGCCGGGGCTGAAGTCCGGTGACATCAAGGTTCAGGTGGGGGGCGACAATGTGCTGGTGATCAGCGGAGAGAGGAAGCGGAAGGAGGAGAGGGAAGGCGCAAAGTACGTGAGAATGGAGAGGAGGGTGGGGAAGTTTATGAGGAAGTTTGCGTTGCCGGAGAATGCGAATACTGATAAGATCTCTGCGGTTTGTCAAGATGGGGTGTTGACCGTCACCGTTGAGAAGCTGCCCCCGCCGGAGCCCAAGCAGCCCAAGACCATTGAGGTCAAAATTGCTTGA
- the LOC117913092 gene encoding 17.3 kDa class II heat shock protein-like has product MDLRMMGFDSPLFSALQHKLDAADDSDKSVSAPTRTYIRDAKAMAATPADVKEYPNSYIFIVDMPGLKSGDIKVQVEDDNVLVISGERKREEEKEGAKHVRMERRVGKFMRKFALPENADSDKISAVCQDGVLTVTVEKLPPPAPKKPRIIEVKMA; this is encoded by the coding sequence ATGGATTTGAGGATGATGGGCTTCGATTCTCCACTCTTCTCTGCCCTCCAACACAAGCTCGACGCCGCCGACGACTCCGACAAGTCCGTCAGCGCACCCACTCGCACCTACATCCGCGACGCCAAGGCCATGGCGGCTACTCCAGCGGACGTCAAGGAGTACCCGAATTCCTACATCTTCATCGTCGACATGCCGGGGCTGAAATCCGGCGACATCAAGGTTCAGGTGGAGGACGACAATGTGCTGGTGATCAGCGGAGAGAGGAAGCGCGAGGAAGAGAAGGAAGGCGCCAAGCACGTGAGAATGGAGAGGAGGGTCGGCAAGTTTATGAGGAAGTTTGCTTTGCCGGAGAATGCGGATTCTGATAAGATCTCCGCGGTTTGTCAAGATGGAGTGTTGACCGTCACAGTCGAGAAGCTCCCACCGCCGGCGCCCAAGAAGCCCAGGATCATTGAGGTCAAGATGGCTTAA
- the LOC117913024 gene encoding 17.1 kDa class II heat shock protein-like, giving the protein MDLRVMDFDSPLFSTLQHMLDAVEDSDKSLNAPTRTYVRDAKAMAATPADVKEYPNAYAFIIDMPGLKSGDIKVQVEDDNVLMISGERKREEEKEGAKYVRMERRVGKFMRKFVLPENANTDKISAVCQDGVLTVTVEKLPPPEPKKPKTVEVKIA; this is encoded by the coding sequence ATGGATTTGAGGGTCATGGATTTTGATTCTCCACTATTCTCAACCCTGCAACACATGCTCGACGCCGTTGAAGATTCCGATAAATCTCTCAACGCTCCCACCCGCACCTACGTCCGCGACGCCAAGGCCATGGCTGCGACACCGGCTGACGTCAAGGAGTACCCGAATGCCTACGCCTTCATCATCGACATGCCGGGGCTGAAGTCCGGCGACATCAAGGTTCAGGTGGAGGACGACAATGTGCTGATGATCAGTGGCGAGAGGAAGCGTGAGGAGGAGAAAGAAGGCGCCAAGTACGTGAGAATGGAGAGGAGGGTGGGGAAGTTTATGAGGAAGTTTGTGCTGCCGGAGAATGCGAATACTGATAAGATCTCTGCGGTTTGTCAAGATGGGGTGTTGACCGTCACTGTTGAGAAGCTGCCACCGCCGGAGCCCAAGAAGCCCAAGACAGTTGAGGTCAAAATTGCTTGA
- the LOC117912679 gene encoding 17.3 kDa class II heat shock protein-like, with amino-acid sequence MDLRILALDSPLFLTHSAKVVSNPTRTNVRKAKARAATPTLADVKEYPNFYTFIVDMPGMKPGNINVQVEDDNVLVISGEGKREEEKEGAKYVRIERRMGKFMRKFALQGNAHTHQIYAKCQDGVLTVTVQKLPPPGPKKPKIIR; translated from the exons ATGGATTTGAGAATTCTTGCCTTGGATTCGCCACTCTTTCTAACCCACTCTGCCAAGGTCGTCAGCAATCCCACTCGGACCAACGTTCGCAAGGCTAAGGCTAGGGCTGCGACACCG ACGCTGGCGGATGTCAAGGAGTACCCGAACTTCTACACCTTCATTGTCGATATGCCGGGGATGAAGCCCGGAAACATCAACGTTCAGGTGGAGGACGACAATGTGCTGGTGATCAGCGGAGAGGGGAAGCGCGAGGAGGAGAAGGAAGGCGCCAAGTATGTGAGAATAGAGAGGAGGATGGGAAAGTTTATGAGGAAGTTTGCGTTGCAGGGGAATGCGCACACTCATCAGATCTATGCGAAATGTCAGGATGGGGTTTTGACCGTCACCGTGCAGAAACTGCCGCCGCCGGGGCCCAAGAAACCCAAGATCATTAGGTGA